One window of Pseudomonadota bacterium genomic DNA carries:
- a CDS encoding polysaccharide biosynthesis/export family protein, which yields MLRLPLNLLIALLISCLSIRPGLAEQQGDGSAAYLIQPGDVLDISVWKEEDLNKQVLVRPDGGISFPLAGDLQAARTSVSELQQQLTAKLQKYIPDPLVTVSILKLDGNKVYVIGKVNRPGEFVASRNLDVVQALSVAGGMTPYAAANKISILRRTNGKLTSIPFRYGDIEKGDNLQQNIMLQSGDVVLVP from the coding sequence ATGCTGAGACTCCCGCTGAACCTACTGATAGCGCTGCTGATATCCTGCCTGTCCATACGCCCCGGCCTGGCTGAACAGCAGGGCGACGGTTCCGCTGCCTACCTGATCCAGCCCGGCGATGTACTGGACATCTCGGTCTGGAAGGAAGAGGACCTGAACAAGCAGGTGCTGGTGCGACCGGACGGGGGCATTTCCTTCCCGCTGGCCGGCGACCTGCAGGCGGCACGCACCTCCGTCAGCGAGCTGCAACAGCAGCTCACCGCCAAGTTGCAGAAGTACATTCCCGACCCGCTGGTCACCGTGTCCATCCTGAAGCTGGACGGTAACAAGGTCTATGTCATCGGCAAGGTCAACCGGCCCGGCGAATTTGTCGCAAGCCGTAACCTCGACGTGGTCCAGGCGCTCAGCGTTGCGGGTGGCATGACCCCGTATGCTGCCGCCAACAAGATCTCCATATTGCGCCGCACCAACGGCAAACTGACCTCGATACCCTTCCGTTACGGTGACATCGAGAAGGGTGACAACCTGCAGCAGAACATCATGCTGCAGAGCGGAGACGTGGTGCTGGTGCCATAA
- the cysQ gene encoding 3'(2'),5'-bisphosphate nucleotidase CysQ: protein MNNDETDGDIGSLLAPVTALARTAGERILEVYNSDDYAVEEKDDRTPLTAADLASHHTIVDGLGRLTPGIPILSEESSSLPYDERARWRRYWLVDPLDGTREFINRNGEFTVNIALIEDGVPVLGVVHVPVTGVSYSACRGRGAFKQTGDARPDPIRVRRLDGGPVMVVGSRSHRGKSLNDFLAKLGAHELVGMGSSLKLCLVAEGIADIYPRLGPTSEWDTAAAQCIVEQAGGHVTDTGMQPLRYNTKDSLLNPYFLVFGDAGRDWSRYL, encoded by the coding sequence GTGAACAACGATGAGACAGACGGTGACATCGGGTCGTTGCTGGCGCCGGTCACGGCGCTGGCGCGCACGGCCGGTGAGCGCATACTCGAGGTCTACAACAGCGATGATTACGCGGTGGAGGAGAAGGACGACCGGACCCCGCTGACCGCCGCGGATCTCGCCTCGCACCACACCATCGTGGACGGGCTCGGCCGGCTTACCCCGGGGATTCCCATCCTCTCGGAGGAATCCTCCAGCCTGCCCTACGACGAGCGCGCGCGCTGGCGCCGTTACTGGCTGGTGGATCCGCTGGACGGCACCCGCGAGTTCATCAACCGCAATGGCGAGTTCACCGTCAACATCGCACTCATCGAGGACGGCGTGCCCGTGCTCGGCGTGGTGCACGTGCCGGTAACCGGTGTCAGCTACAGCGCCTGCCGTGGACGCGGCGCCTTCAAGCAGACCGGGGATGCCAGGCCGGATCCGATTCGCGTGCGCCGGCTGGATGGCGGGCCCGTGATGGTGGTCGGCAGTCGCTCGCACCGGGGCAAATCACTCAACGATTTTCTTGCCAAACTCGGTGCGCACGAACTGGTCGGCATGGGCAGTTCGCTCAAGCTGTGCCTGGTCGCAGAGGGCATTGCCGATATCTATCCGCGTCTCGGTCCGACCTCGGAGTGGGATACGGCGGCAGCCCAGTGCATAGTCGAACAGGCCGGGGGCCACGTGACGGACACCGGTATGCAGCCGCTGCGCTACAACACCAAGGACTCGCTGCTCAATCCGTATTTCCTGGTGTTCGGCGACGCCGGCCGGGATTGGTCGCGGTACCTCTAG
- a CDS encoding CpsD/CapB family tyrosine-protein kinase, giving the protein MERIKQALEKARQERQNVQGGNVVQPLPPSPEATPGSGQALTTAVSLNENILRDHRIIAGLPPGPFTEAYNLLRTRLLQTFKEHGWNTLAITSPGISAGKTLTAINLAISIAREVDYTVLLVDANLQQPGLTDYFGLPRRKGLSDYLTSEVAVSELLIKPGIVDRLVVLPGGQPLANSSEMLTSPKMGRLVEEMKARYPSRIIIFDLPPLLTSSDTLAFAPHVDAALLIVEEGVTQKDELQRAVELLSVTNIVGTVLNKADGKLV; this is encoded by the coding sequence ATGGAACGTATCAAACAGGCGCTGGAAAAGGCCCGCCAGGAACGCCAAAACGTACAGGGTGGCAATGTCGTGCAACCGCTGCCGCCGTCACCGGAAGCGACGCCCGGATCGGGTCAGGCGCTCACCACGGCGGTCAGCCTGAACGAAAACATCCTGCGCGATCACCGCATCATCGCCGGCCTGCCGCCCGGCCCTTTCACCGAGGCTTACAACCTCCTGCGCACGCGGCTGCTGCAGACATTCAAGGAACACGGCTGGAATACCCTGGCGATCACCAGCCCCGGCATCAGCGCCGGCAAGACGCTGACGGCGATCAACCTGGCGATCAGCATCGCCCGCGAAGTCGACTACACCGTACTCCTGGTCGACGCCAATCTGCAGCAACCCGGCCTGACGGACTACTTCGGCCTGCCCCGGCGCAAGGGCCTGAGCGACTACCTGACGTCCGAGGTTGCCGTCTCGGAACTCCTGATCAAGCCCGGCATCGTCGATCGACTGGTGGTGCTACCCGGTGGCCAGCCACTGGCGAACTCCTCCGAGATGCTCACCTCACCGAAGATGGGTCGGCTGGTGGAGGAAATGAAGGCCCGTTATCCGAGCCGGATCATCATTTTCGACCTGCCGCCGCTGCTGACCTCGTCCGACACGCTGGCATTCGCGCCCCATGTCGATGCCGCTCTGCTGATCGTCGAGGAAGGCGTGACCCAGAAGGACGAGCTGCAGCGCGCAGTGGAACTGCTCAGCGTCACCAACATTGTGGGAACCGTTCTGAACAAGGCCGACGGCAAGCTCGTCTGA
- the yrfG gene encoding GMP/IMP nucleotidase: MIPWQEIDSVFLDMDGTLLDLHFDNHFWREHVPLRYAERRQIDIDAAKSELVPRFRLKEGTLDWYCVEYWSRELGLDIVALKREIHHLIAVHEHVPEFLRRVRASGRRVVMLTNAHARSLDLKMEVTGLAGAFDALVCSHDLGYPKEDLRFWLELEGVEQFTRAATLFIDDSLPVLRTAREYGIRHLLAVSRPDSQAPVRAVDEFIAIEGFDQIMPGARYSASDRGGNGR; encoded by the coding sequence ATGATACCCTGGCAGGAAATCGACAGCGTGTTTCTCGACATGGATGGAACGCTGCTCGACCTGCATTTCGACAATCACTTCTGGCGCGAGCACGTACCGTTGCGTTATGCCGAACGCAGGCAGATCGATATCGACGCCGCCAAGTCCGAACTGGTGCCGCGTTTCCGGCTCAAGGAAGGCACGCTGGACTGGTACTGCGTCGAGTACTGGAGTCGCGAGCTCGGTCTGGATATCGTCGCGCTCAAGCGCGAGATCCATCACCTGATCGCGGTGCACGAGCACGTGCCCGAGTTTCTACGCCGCGTACGCGCCTCTGGCCGGCGCGTGGTCATGCTGACCAATGCCCATGCCAGGAGTCTTGACCTGAAGATGGAGGTCACCGGACTGGCCGGCGCCTTCGATGCGCTGGTCTGCTCGCACGATCTCGGTTATCCGAAGGAGGACCTGCGTTTCTGGCTCGAACTGGAAGGCGTGGAGCAGTTCACCCGGGCGGCTACGCTGTTCATCGACGACAGCCTGCCGGTGCTGCGCACGGCCCGCGAGTACGGCATCCGCCACCTGCTGGCAGTAAGCAGGCCGGACAGTCAGGCACCGGTACGCGCGGTCGATGAATTCATTGCCATCGAGGGCTTCGACCAGATCATGCCGGGCGCACGTTATAGCGCGAGCGACCGGGGCGGCAACGGGCGTTGA
- a CDS encoding type II secretion system protein N — MKRAWRFIALGIAVYIPVLLLTLPVERLTGAVTRQIDGLQIGAVSGSVFAGEAGSLAYQGEELGPVGWRFSPTGLLRGRLEYLLDLRNPDYRGAGRVGLGLNGVLVGHAFDLQLQADRLINTFTPVAISSSGQLRLQLDRFTLERGQARDVTGVLEWAAAELRSPVQLPLGDISCAIENREQDLVARVTQGGALGVAGDITLGPDGRYTIRLLLQPGPEVAPATTGLLEAMLRRQPDGKFLINSTGRI; from the coding sequence GTGAAGCGCGCCTGGCGCTTCATCGCGCTCGGGATCGCGGTGTATATCCCGGTACTGTTGCTGACCCTGCCGGTCGAGCGGCTCACCGGCGCCGTGACGCGCCAGATCGACGGCCTGCAGATCGGAGCGGTCTCCGGTTCGGTGTTCGCCGGCGAAGCCGGGTCCCTGGCTTATCAGGGCGAAGAGCTCGGGCCGGTGGGCTGGCGCTTCAGCCCCACAGGCCTGCTGCGCGGCAGGCTCGAATACCTATTGGATCTGCGCAACCCCGATTACCGCGGCGCGGGCCGGGTCGGCCTGGGCCTGAACGGGGTCCTGGTCGGGCACGCGTTCGATCTACAGCTGCAAGCGGATCGCCTGATCAACACCTTCACGCCGGTCGCGATTTCCAGTAGCGGACAGCTGAGATTGCAGCTGGATCGCTTCACGCTCGAGCGCGGCCAGGCCCGGGATGTCACGGGTGTGTTGGAATGGGCGGCGGCTGAGCTGCGCTCTCCCGTACAGCTGCCGCTGGGCGACATCAGCTGCGCCATCGAGAACCGGGAGCAGGACCTGGTGGCGCGTGTCACGCAGGGCGGGGCGCTGGGCGTGGCCGGCGACATCACGCTCGGCCCCGACGGCCGTTACACCATCCGTCTGCTGCTGCAGCCGGGGCCGGAGGTTGCACCCGCCACGACGGGGTTGCTCGAGGCCATGTTGCGACGGCAACCCGATGGCAAGTTCCTGATCAATTCGACCGGTCGCATCTGA
- the gspL gene encoding type II secretion system protein GspL, producing the protein MRDTLLLKADSITGDSWRWLRLDPAGMPRSDVHAGPLAQAAQDAEGVRVVVLAPGDRCLLTSVRIPGRNRQKLLRAVPYALEEQLSEEVEQLHFALGDANADGAWPVAVIERDYMGQLTAALDTTTLDVQQVIPEMLALPLVEEAMTALVVDHLVLVRTGRDSGYAVDGDNLDMMLSLQQGEVPAPVRMIVRPDVQPPVVDDYAGEVSETFYDDDPLVVFAQGLEGRPINLLQGDYIRSGDWSRVWKPWRATAALLLAGILVSLIAMGVDYFRLSRESEQLQSRIEQTFLAAVPGTKRVVNPRLQMQQQLDRLQHGTDSGADFLVLLGKTGSVMKSVQGLELGGISFRSGRLDLDVKMPNLQALDQLKQALAGSGGLAVEIQSATTGDDQRVQSRLRIQKAGT; encoded by the coding sequence ATGCGTGACACATTGCTGCTGAAAGCGGATTCCATCACCGGCGACAGTTGGCGCTGGCTGCGCCTGGATCCCGCCGGCATGCCTCGCAGCGACGTGCACGCCGGACCACTCGCGCAGGCTGCACAGGACGCCGAGGGCGTGCGCGTTGTCGTGCTTGCCCCGGGTGACAGGTGTCTGCTCACCAGCGTGCGCATCCCCGGCCGGAACCGCCAGAAGCTGCTGCGTGCCGTGCCCTATGCGCTGGAGGAACAGCTCTCCGAGGAGGTGGAGCAGCTGCATTTCGCGCTCGGGGATGCGAACGCGGATGGCGCATGGCCGGTCGCGGTCATCGAGCGCGATTACATGGGCCAGCTGACGGCCGCGCTGGATACCACCACCCTGGACGTCCAGCAGGTGATTCCCGAGATGCTTGCCCTGCCGCTGGTCGAGGAGGCGATGACGGCGCTCGTGGTCGATCATCTGGTACTGGTACGGACCGGCCGGGACAGCGGCTACGCAGTCGACGGCGACAATCTGGACATGATGCTGTCGCTGCAGCAGGGCGAAGTGCCCGCCCCCGTGCGCATGATCGTGCGTCCGGATGTCCAGCCACCGGTGGTCGATGACTACGCCGGTGAGGTCAGCGAGACCTTTTACGATGACGATCCGCTGGTCGTTTTCGCGCAGGGCCTGGAGGGGCGGCCGATCAACCTGCTGCAGGGCGACTATATCCGCAGTGGGGACTGGTCCCGGGTGTGGAAACCGTGGCGTGCCACCGCGGCCCTGCTGCTCGCCGGCATCCTGGTCAGCCTGATCGCCATGGGCGTCGATTACTTCCGGCTCAGTCGCGAGAGCGAGCAGCTCCAGTCCCGCATCGAGCAAACCTTCCTTGCCGCCGTGCCGGGGACCAAACGGGTGGTCAACCCACGGCTCCAGATGCAGCAGCAACTCGACCGGCTGCAGCACGGTACCGACAGCGGCGCGGATTTCCTGGTGCTGCTCGGCAAGACCGGCTCGGTCATGAAGAGCGTCCAGGGTCTGGAACTCGGGGGTATCAGTTTCCGTTCCGGGCGGCTTGACCTGGACGTGAAGATGCCGAACCTGCAGGCGCTCGACCAGCTCAAGCAGGCCCTGGCCGGCAGCGGCGGGCTGGCGGTGGAAATCCAGTCGGCGACCACCGGTGATGACCAGCGCGTGCAGAGCCGGCTGCGCATACAGAAGGCGGGCACATGA
- a CDS encoding Wzz/FepE/Etk N-terminal domain-containing protein: MAELALEQTLDFGDYLAAFRRRRGMIALVAGIVFLLGLIIALVWPPTYQASATILIEEQEIPTELIQSTVTSYAAQRIQVISQRVMSRANLLDIIEKYHLYEKERRLNTIEEVLNDMRGDITIDMINADVMDPRTGRPTAATIAFTLGYKSDNPQQALKVANELTTLYLDENLKSRTEKAAETYDFLTEEASRLSDDISRLEKELAEFKEKNVNTLPELRDLNTQILERTEREIADIDAQTRGLEERRVYLNGQLAVMDPYGGSNTLSPSARLDALRTEYIGLISRYSPDHPDVTRVRREIRALEQETGQGPSNAEIQAQLQALRDQLATARQTYTDEHPDVKSLNRQISNLEQELREASAAPGANMAPPRADNPAYVTLQSQLVAATTEMRSLQSKRAQLVQKVAEYESRLMQTPRSEQEYSAIVRDLENSTRRYQEIRAKQMTAEVAQEMEKERKGEKFTLIDPAILPEEPVSPNRGAIVFLSLVLALGASVGSAAVSESMDKAVRGVKGVTMLLHTAPLAVIPYLPNTAENSGRKRRRTLIVVTLLAGLVVLLLLVHFLVTPLDVMLFKALRKFDQLTGA; encoded by the coding sequence ATGGCTGAACTTGCACTGGAGCAAACACTGGATTTTGGCGATTACCTGGCGGCGTTCCGGCGCCGGCGCGGGATGATCGCGCTGGTCGCGGGCATCGTCTTCCTGCTCGGACTGATCATCGCCCTGGTCTGGCCACCGACCTACCAGGCCTCCGCCACCATCCTCATCGAAGAGCAGGAGATCCCCACCGAACTCATCCAGTCGACGGTTACCAGCTACGCGGCGCAGCGAATCCAGGTCATCAGCCAGCGCGTCATGTCGCGTGCGAACCTGCTCGATATCATCGAAAAGTACCACCTGTACGAGAAGGAGCGCCGCCTTAACACGATCGAGGAAGTCCTCAACGACATGCGTGGTGACATCACGATCGACATGATCAACGCGGATGTGATGGACCCGCGTACCGGGCGTCCCACGGCCGCCACCATCGCCTTCACCCTGGGCTACAAGAGCGACAACCCGCAGCAGGCGCTGAAGGTCGCCAACGAGCTCACCACTCTCTACCTCGACGAGAACCTGAAATCACGCACGGAGAAGGCTGCCGAGACCTATGACTTCCTGACCGAGGAGGCCAGCCGCCTGAGTGACGATATCAGTCGACTCGAGAAGGAGCTGGCCGAGTTCAAGGAGAAAAACGTCAACACGCTGCCGGAACTGCGCGATCTGAATACCCAGATCCTCGAGCGTACCGAGCGGGAGATCGCCGATATCGATGCCCAGACGCGCGGGCTTGAGGAGCGGCGGGTCTACCTGAACGGCCAGCTCGCCGTGATGGATCCCTATGGCGGCAGCAACACGCTGAGTCCGTCGGCCCGACTCGATGCCCTGCGTACGGAATACATCGGCCTGATCAGCCGTTATTCACCGGATCACCCCGATGTCACGCGAGTCCGCCGCGAAATCCGGGCGCTGGAACAGGAAACCGGACAGGGCCCGTCGAACGCCGAGATCCAGGCCCAGCTGCAGGCGCTGCGGGACCAGCTGGCCACGGCGCGGCAGACTTATACCGACGAACACCCGGACGTGAAGAGCCTGAACCGGCAGATCAGCAACCTGGAACAGGAACTCCGCGAGGCGTCCGCCGCACCGGGCGCGAATATGGCACCCCCCCGGGCCGATAATCCGGCCTACGTGACGCTGCAGTCCCAGCTTGTCGCCGCCACCACGGAAATGCGCTCCCTGCAAAGCAAACGCGCGCAGCTGGTGCAGAAGGTTGCCGAGTACGAGTCGCGCCTGATGCAGACCCCGCGCTCCGAACAGGAATACAGCGCCATCGTGCGCGACCTGGAGAACTCGACCCGCCGCTACCAGGAAATCCGGGCCAAGCAGATGACCGCGGAAGTGGCGCAGGAAATGGAAAAGGAACGCAAGGGCGAGAAATTCACCCTGATCGACCCGGCGATCCTGCCGGAAGAGCCGGTCAGTCCCAACCGCGGCGCGATCGTGTTCCTGAGCCTGGTGCTCGCCCTGGGCGCCAGCGTGGGCTCAGCGGCCGTCAGCGAGAGTATGGACAAGGCCGTGCGTGGCGTTAAGGGCGTGACGATGCTGCTGCATACCGCACCGCTGGCCGTCATCCCCTACCTGCCCAACACGGCAGAGAACAGCGGACGGAAACGACGGCGCACCCTGATCGTTGTCACGCTCCTGGCCGGCCTGGTCGTGCTCCTGCTGCTGGTGCATTTCCTGGTCACGCCGCTGGATGTGATGCTGTTCAAGGCGCTGCGCAAATTCGATCAGTTGACGGGCGCATGA
- a CDS encoding YkgJ family cysteine cluster protein has product MKQGRNVPVGVKITTENKCGFCTNSKCCTYITEELATPRSMHDFDHMLWQLSHRDIQAYKDEDGWYLLVNNSCTHLLPDGRCGIYDDRPLICREYTNDYCEFDEPAERGFDLFFEDYAALLKYVKKRFKTWHKYAASRDQQLRQA; this is encoded by the coding sequence ATGAAGCAAGGCAGGAATGTTCCGGTCGGTGTGAAGATCACCACGGAGAACAAATGCGGTTTCTGTACCAACTCGAAGTGCTGTACCTACATCACCGAGGAGCTGGCCACGCCGCGCTCCATGCACGACTTCGATCATATGCTGTGGCAGCTTTCACACCGGGACATCCAGGCCTACAAGGACGAGGACGGCTGGTACCTGCTGGTCAATAACAGCTGCACCCACCTGCTGCCGGACGGGCGCTGCGGCATCTACGACGACCGGCCGCTGATCTGCCGTGAATACACCAACGATTACTGCGAGTTCGACGAGCCGGCCGAGCGGGGTTTCGACCTGTTTTTCGAAGATTACGCGGCATTGCTGAAATACGTGAAAAAACGCTTCAAGACCTGGCACAAGTACGCGGCGAGTCGCGACCAGCAGCTGCGGCAGGCTTGA
- a CDS encoding tRNA (adenosine(37)-N6)-threonylcarbamoyltransferase complex ATPase subunit type 1 TsaE has product MYETYYRLKEKPFTLLPDPGFLYLSDKHRMGLTLLEYGLMNQAGFTVISGEIGAGKTTLIRQLLNNMGQEYTIGLITNTHRSFGELLQWILLAYNLDHKDMSKVEMYQRFVDFVIEEYAQNRRVVLIVDEAQNMDAETLEELRMLSNINADKNLTLQVVLSGQRELRDTLRRPDLVQFAQRINVDYHLEALSEAETAGYIRHRLKIAGGDPDTFTPRACAAVHRYSGGVPRLINLLCDTALVYGYADQKRRIDAKLISDVAREKQAGGIFPVIVPAEVSPEDRADEQEAAELAARVDALEAAAAASTAAATTAAPLAESEIPEQGPPEQDMPEAASPAPTKKKLRLVVCAREKSRQYLSELLEDCGFEIVDSFTPDAELIAGLLPQQVEILLIDGLEDRQAHPPALAALLAGWNGPVLYNDPISTRTSQLRNKRAAFGRMLTQRILDRIDRRPITSTVINH; this is encoded by the coding sequence ATGTACGAAACTTATTACAGACTGAAAGAGAAACCGTTCACACTGCTGCCGGATCCGGGCTTTCTGTATCTCAGCGACAAGCATCGCATGGGCCTCACGCTGCTCGAGTACGGCCTGATGAACCAGGCAGGCTTCACCGTGATCAGCGGCGAGATCGGCGCCGGCAAGACCACCCTGATCCGCCAGCTGCTCAACAACATGGGCCAGGAATACACCATCGGTCTCATCACCAACACCCATCGCTCGTTCGGCGAGCTGCTGCAATGGATACTGCTGGCCTACAACCTCGACCACAAGGACATGAGCAAGGTCGAGATGTACCAACGCTTCGTCGATTTCGTGATCGAGGAGTATGCCCAGAACCGGCGCGTGGTTCTGATCGTCGACGAGGCCCAGAACATGGACGCCGAGACGCTCGAAGAGCTGCGCATGCTCTCCAACATCAATGCGGACAAGAACCTGACCCTGCAGGTGGTGCTGTCGGGTCAACGTGAGCTGCGCGACACCCTGCGCCGCCCCGATCTCGTCCAGTTTGCCCAGCGCATCAACGTCGACTATCACCTCGAAGCGTTGTCCGAAGCCGAGACGGCCGGCTACATCCGCCACCGCCTGAAGATCGCCGGCGGCGATCCGGACACGTTCACGCCGCGGGCCTGCGCGGCGGTGCACCGCTACAGCGGCGGCGTGCCGCGCCTTATCAACCTGCTCTGTGACACCGCGCTGGTCTACGGCTATGCCGACCAGAAACGGCGCATCGATGCCAAACTGATCAGCGACGTCGCCCGGGAAAAGCAGGCCGGCGGCATTTTCCCGGTCATCGTCCCCGCCGAAGTCAGCCCGGAAGATCGCGCCGACGAGCAGGAAGCCGCGGAGCTGGCTGCCCGGGTCGATGCACTGGAAGCCGCCGCCGCGGCCAGTACCGCTGCCGCAACGACCGCAGCGCCGCTAGCGGAGAGCGAGATTCCGGAGCAGGGGCCACCGGAGCAGGATATGCCAGAGGCCGCCTCACCCGCGCCGACTAAAAAAAAACTCCGGCTGGTGGTGTGCGCAAGGGAAAAATCCCGTCAGTACTTGTCAGAACTGTTAGAAGACTGTGGCTTTGAGATCGTAGACAGCTTCACCCCCGATGCCGAGCTGATCGCCGGACTGCTACCGCAGCAGGTCGAGATCCTGCTGATCGACGGACTGGAGGACCGGCAGGCGCACCCGCCGGCGCTGGCCGCGCTGCTGGCCGGCTGGAACGGCCCCGTCCTGTACAATGATCCCATCAGCACCCGCACCAGCCAGCTGCGCAACAAGCGCGCCGCATTCGGCCGGATGCTGACCCAGCGTATTCTCGACCGCATCGACCGGCGCCCGATCACCTCGACCGTCATCAATCACTGA
- a CDS encoding VanZ family protein translates to MLQHPRVRPLFLLLAIGWAAVIYYLSDQPGIDLPPLFPHVDKLLHLIAYGVLGFLAMGACSPAACRQHSGYYWLIVALAGLYGVLDEYHQSFVPGRDTDPYDALADVCGGLLGAGLMFLLLRRSAANTAPATARGTATNPGRRRRTPGNTD, encoded by the coding sequence TTGCTGCAACACCCGCGTGTGCGCCCGCTGTTCCTGCTCCTTGCCATCGGCTGGGCGGCCGTCATTTACTATCTCTCCGACCAGCCGGGGATCGATCTGCCACCCCTGTTTCCGCACGTGGACAAGCTCCTGCACCTGATCGCCTACGGTGTCCTCGGCTTCCTCGCCATGGGCGCCTGCAGCCCGGCAGCCTGTCGACAGCACAGCGGGTATTACTGGCTTATCGTGGCATTGGCCGGTCTGTACGGAGTACTGGACGAATATCACCAGTCCTTCGTACCCGGCCGCGACACGGACCCGTACGACGCCCTCGCGGATGTCTGCGGCGGACTGCTCGGCGCCGGCCTGATGTTCCTGCTGCTGCGCAGGTCAGCGGCGAATACAGCGCCGGCAACCGCTAGAGGTACCGCGACCAATCCCGGCCGGCGTCGCCGAACACCAGGAAATACGGATTGA
- the gspM gene encoding type II secretion system protein GspM translates to MKEWLDNLAPRERMMVLAVAAFLVLLLAYLLIWAPLRGGYVDLRDTVTDQRATAVWMQESAQLLAQLKRSGVRGGGLGGQSLLSLADSTARAGGLSGALKRVEPEGADSVRVWLEGAAFDQVVRWLGSLAERYGISADTASIERVADAAGRVNVRLTLQAPAL, encoded by the coding sequence ATGAAAGAGTGGCTGGATAACCTGGCGCCGCGCGAGCGCATGATGGTGCTGGCCGTTGCCGCGTTCCTCGTATTGCTGCTGGCCTACCTGTTGATCTGGGCGCCCCTGCGTGGCGGCTATGTCGACCTGCGCGATACCGTAACCGACCAGCGCGCCACCGCCGTCTGGATGCAGGAGAGCGCCCAGCTGCTCGCGCAGCTCAAGCGCAGCGGGGTGCGTGGCGGGGGGCTGGGCGGTCAATCCCTGCTATCGCTGGCGGACAGCACCGCCCGCGCCGGCGGGCTATCCGGCGCGCTGAAGCGGGTCGAGCCGGAAGGTGCGGACAGCGTCCGGGTCTGGCTGGAGGGCGCAGCCTTCGACCAGGTCGTCCGCTGGCTGGGGAGTCTGGCAGAGCGCTACGGCATCTCCGCCGACACGGCCAGTATCGAGCGGGTCGCCGATGCGGCCGGCCGGGTCAACGTACGGCTGACGCTGCAGGCGCCGGCGCTGTGA
- the galE gene encoding UDP-glucose 4-epimerase GalE codes for MSKPAILVVGGAGYIGSHMVLDLLRADYPVVTLDNLSRGHRELLPGGDFVAGDLGNPADLRQVFARYPIDAVMHFAAHSLVGESVAHPLAYYRNNVANTINLLEAMQEGGIRHFIFSSTAAVYGEPERVPISESHPCRPASPYGFTKLAVERLLADLSPASDLTWSILRYFNAAGADASGTIGERHAPETHLIPLVLQVATGQRAGIRIFGDDYPTPDGTCLRDYVHVSDLTRAHLLALEALLGGAGNSVYNLGNSAGYSVRQVVDAARAITGHPIPAEVSPRRAGDPAALVADSSRIRAELGWQPLYEDIDAIIATAWTWHRREAGI; via the coding sequence ATGAGCAAACCCGCCATTCTGGTTGTCGGGGGTGCCGGTTATATCGGGTCGCACATGGTGCTCGACCTCCTGCGCGCCGATTACCCCGTCGTCACGCTCGACAACCTGTCGCGGGGACACCGGGAACTGCTGCCTGGCGGCGATTTCGTCGCCGGCGATCTGGGCAATCCCGCGGACCTGCGCCAGGTATTCGCGCGCTACCCGATCGACGCGGTGATGCATTTCGCCGCCCATTCGCTGGTGGGCGAATCGGTCGCACACCCGCTGGCCTACTACCGCAACAATGTCGCCAACACCATCAACCTGCTCGAGGCGATGCAGGAGGGCGGTATCAGGCACTTCATCTTTTCATCGACGGCAGCCGTGTACGGCGAACCCGAACGGGTACCGATCAGCGAGTCGCACCCGTGCCGTCCGGCCAGTCCGTATGGCTTCACCAAACTGGCGGTGGAGCGCCTGCTGGCCGACCTGAGCCCGGCCAGCGATCTGACATGGAGCATTTTGCGCTACTTCAACGCCGCCGGCGCCGATGCCTCCGGCACCATCGGGGAACGCCACGCGCCGGAAACACACCTGATCCCGCTGGTGCTGCAGGTGGCGACCGGCCAGCGTGCCGGTATCCGCATCTTCGGGGACGACTACCCGACGCCGGACGGCACCTGCCTGCGTGACTATGTGCATGTCTCGGATCTGACGCGCGCCCACCTGCTGGCGCTCGAGGCGCTGCTTGGCGGGGCCGGCAACTCGGTCTACAACCTGGGGAACAGCGCAGGCTACTCCGTCCGCCAGGTGGTCGATGCGGCACGCGCCATCACCGGACACCCCATACCGGCGGAGGTATCACCGCGCCGGGCCGGCGACCCGGCGGCCCTGGTCGCCGACTCCAGCCGTATCCGCGCCGAGTTGGGCTGGCAGCCGCTGTATGAAGACATCGACGCCATCATAGCCACGGCCTGGACCTGGCACCGGCGCGAAGCAGGGATCTGA